Proteins found in one Methanospirillum hungatei JF-1 genomic segment:
- a CDS encoding NAD-binding protein translates to MIRSIRRLLRNIQSSYEKQVLFSLILFSLIILVWTMLFYYIHNQYEDTSITPLEALIFVAETVTTTGYGELLPFSHDYLWIFVLVMMISGVVMFLMLINLFITPVIQNKVHPVPPASLTYPCAGHVVIFGYNPVILEVLEHIHCLGVDIVLIEEDKTKALMETASLPRLVQVIYGRFDEEKTWNSARVSECRYILFCLEDWISAEVILGLSKKTDARIIVITSGHEADQLLPLCGADILVHSRDIVGTLTARHALLATEPDTLEKNPLMQEILHETSSAFGSCRFVRIPVIPGSIAEGRTISSLRFEEDYQFRLIYLLKRGEIILSPPGDMIIDRSMVLFFIGPGAGLFRLISGAFLARAGDENNAIVAGFGDMGSVITRDLQKFGISCISIDSNPQSGADIIGTSRSVLASADDLIGKARFFLAVTHDDRENLFTTLMVRHANPDVCIFSRCLRPELIPRMYEAGADYVVYVPTILAQAVCRMMLYHDAQILHIIGHSLHIAAKQVTCTRPADVGTLRKKTGISILARDRRKEVVFFLSDAEEICQGDCLYLMGTEVQIQKAIKKLS, encoded by the coding sequence ATGATTCGATCAATACGGCGCCTGCTCCGAAATATCCAGTCTTCGTATGAAAAGCAGGTTCTTTTTTCGCTCATTCTCTTCTCACTAATCATTCTCGTATGGACGATGCTCTTTTATTATATCCATAACCAATACGAGGATACCTCCATCACTCCGTTAGAGGCCCTTATTTTTGTGGCTGAGACCGTCACAACCACCGGATATGGAGAGCTTCTCCCGTTCTCGCATGATTATCTCTGGATATTCGTCCTTGTCATGATGATATCCGGTGTTGTGATGTTCCTGATGCTGATAAATCTCTTCATCACTCCAGTCATTCAGAACAAAGTCCACCCGGTTCCTCCTGCCTCGCTGACCTATCCCTGTGCCGGTCATGTTGTCATTTTCGGGTATAATCCGGTCATACTTGAGGTACTGGAGCATATTCATTGTCTGGGTGTTGATATTGTTCTGATAGAGGAGGATAAGACAAAAGCCCTCATGGAGACCGCTTCTCTTCCCAGACTGGTTCAGGTCATCTATGGCCGGTTTGATGAAGAGAAGACATGGAATAGTGCACGAGTCTCTGAATGCCGGTATATCCTCTTCTGCCTTGAGGACTGGATATCTGCCGAGGTTATTCTGGGCCTCTCGAAGAAGACCGATGCACGGATTATTGTAATAACATCCGGTCATGAGGCTGATCAGCTATTACCCCTCTGTGGTGCAGATATCCTGGTCCATTCCAGGGATATTGTCGGGACCCTGACCGCCCGGCATGCCCTGCTTGCAACAGAACCAGATACCCTTGAGAAAAATCCTCTTATGCAGGAGATCCTGCATGAAACCTCCTCTGCATTTGGAAGTTGCAGGTTTGTCCGTATCCCGGTGATACCAGGCAGTATTGCTGAGGGAAGGACCATCTCCTCACTCCGGTTTGAAGAGGATTATCAGTTCAGGCTGATTTATCTTCTCAAAAGAGGTGAGATTATCCTTTCTCCTCCTGGAGATATGATTATTGACCGGTCAATGGTGCTCTTTTTCATAGGACCGGGTGCAGGATTATTCAGGCTTATCAGCGGTGCCTTTCTGGCCAGGGCAGGGGATGAGAACAACGCAATTGTTGCCGGTTTCGGAGATATGGGCTCTGTCATCACCAGGGATCTTCAAAAATTTGGTATTTCCTGTATCAGTATTGACAGCAATCCTCAAAGCGGGGCTGATATCATCGGGACAAGCCGCTCTGTTCTTGCATCTGCGGATGATCTCATTGGCAAGGCCCGGTTTTTCCTGGCAGTCACCCATGATGACCGGGAAAACCTGTTTACCACGCTTATGGTGCGGCATGCGAACCCTGATGTCTGTATTTTTTCACGGTGTTTACGACCTGAACTCATCCCCCGGATGTATGAAGCCGGTGCTGATTATGTGGTATATGTCCCGACCATCCTGGCCCAGGCAGTCTGTCGGATGATGCTGTACCATGATGCACAGATTCTACACATCATCGGTCATTCTCTCCATATCGCCGCAAAACAGGTCACCTGCACGAGACCTGCTGATGTGGGTACCCTTCGAAAAAAGACCGGGATATCCATTCTTGCACGTGACCGGCGTAAAGAAGTGGTCTTTTTCCTCTCCGATGCAGAAGAGATATGTCAGGGTGATTGTCTGTACCTGATGGGAACCGAGGTGCAGATTCAAAAGGCAATAAAAAAACTCTCATAA
- a CDS encoding clostripain-related cysteine peptidase — protein MPLFSHGFFPIISLLLLILLSASIATPADVPTTRIAMYMVGSDLESESHLGSAEIKEILSGLSGDSRHIDLQIAFGGARSMGWSGMTIADKEDLQDDYRDGVIGNGHYAFRDTSMNMGDTKGLTTFVEYLNDLPASDRNIFIFWDHGASLAGLCFDENYNWDQLTMQEITDALENSAITWDLIGMDACLMGSLEVMQTVSPFGHLLLVSEEVEPGHGWDYEIPLQALSDNPAITIEEWAKLVIDSYMDNPQHEPMKKTLSLIQMTSLPDLEEDLSLLGTFLRDKMDQKPVYEGIGTSFYNAQRFGYDPRKDIEVSVDLGDLSDNLGMHVKDSSDIIGQVKQTMASVVLYQRNDGSRPKSTGISTISPRNRHIDEISASSGNSIHNSTWFSFIKNYVSYISTDSSKPVITTRGNGTFQVSDDQGIQMVMVKTDWMPDVTNFTHSFGMKADPVYPDAQGIYIPNPDDKTFYLTDTGTGNRSYFYNTYYGTDINGTELYFGFLNITRGSKTRETAINIMQSQDGLIQYALFPYEINPSTGEYLFSRIPLTVRTGDIITPVIVERFLGGESRWQYTALDPLLITGELAIERDRLPYGSYLPSLWAYDYNMNYDIYLMDVLRFPNSAEIISQ, from the coding sequence ATGCCCCTCTTTTCACATGGTTTTTTTCCAATAATTTCCCTTCTTCTTCTGATTCTGCTTTCTGCTTCTATTGCGACCCCGGCAGATGTTCCAACGACCAGGATTGCAATGTACATGGTCGGCAGCGACCTTGAATCAGAGTCACATCTTGGTTCCGCAGAGATTAAGGAGATACTATCCGGTCTTTCCGGTGATTCCAGGCATATCGATCTTCAGATTGCATTTGGGGGTGCACGGAGTATGGGATGGTCCGGTATGACCATCGCAGACAAAGAAGATCTTCAGGATGACTATCGTGATGGTGTTATCGGAAATGGTCACTATGCATTCAGAGATACCTCCATGAATATGGGAGATACAAAAGGACTGACAACATTCGTTGAATACCTGAATGATCTCCCTGCATCTGACCGGAACATCTTCATCTTCTGGGATCATGGCGCATCCCTTGCCGGGCTGTGTTTTGATGAAAATTATAACTGGGATCAGCTGACGATGCAGGAGATCACCGATGCACTTGAAAATTCCGCAATAACCTGGGACCTTATCGGTATGGATGCCTGTCTGATGGGTTCTTTAGAGGTCATGCAGACAGTCTCTCCATTCGGGCATCTGCTTTTGGTTTCAGAAGAGGTTGAACCGGGCCATGGATGGGATTATGAGATCCCGTTACAGGCCCTCTCTGATAACCCCGCAATAACGATTGAAGAATGGGCAAAGCTGGTCATAGATTCATACATGGACAATCCACAACATGAACCGATGAAAAAGACCCTCTCCCTTATTCAAATGACCAGTCTCCCGGATTTGGAAGAAGATCTCTCTCTCCTTGGCACATTTCTTCGTGATAAGATGGATCAAAAACCAGTATACGAGGGTATTGGAACTTCTTTTTACAATGCACAGAGATTCGGGTATGATCCCAGAAAAGATATCGAGGTCTCGGTTGACCTTGGGGATCTGTCAGATAATCTTGGGATGCATGTCAAAGACTCCTCTGATATCATCGGCCAGGTGAAACAGACCATGGCCAGTGTGGTATTATACCAGCGCAATGATGGTTCACGACCCAAATCAACAGGTATTTCAACAATCTCTCCACGGAACAGGCATATAGATGAAATCTCTGCATCATCTGGCAATAGTATACATAATTCAACCTGGTTCTCATTTATTAAAAATTATGTCTCGTATATATCCACCGACTCGAGTAAACCTGTGATAACTACTCGTGGGAATGGGACGTTTCAGGTGAGTGATGACCAGGGTATTCAGATGGTGATGGTAAAGACCGACTGGATGCCTGACGTCACAAACTTTACGCATTCATTCGGGATGAAAGCTGATCCGGTATATCCTGACGCTCAGGGGATCTATATTCCAAATCCGGATGATAAAACCTTTTACCTGACCGATACCGGGACCGGGAACCGCTCGTATTTTTACAATACCTATTATGGAACTGATATCAATGGAACTGAGTTATATTTTGGATTTTTGAATATTACAAGGGGATCAAAGACCCGTGAAACTGCAATCAATATCATGCAAAGCCAGGATGGCTTGATACAGTATGCCCTCTTCCCCTACGAGATCAACCCCTCAACCGGAGAGTATCTGTTCTCCAGAATTCCCCTCACCGTCAGAACCGGGGATATAATAACCCCGGTGATCGTCGAACGGTTTCTGGGCGGTGAATCCAGATGGCAGTATACGGCTCTCGATCCTCTCCTGATAACCGGCGAACTTGCGATTGAACGGGATCGGCTCCCCTATGGGTCATATTTACCTTCATTGTGGGCGTACGATTACAATATGAATTATGATATTTATCTCATGGATGTGCTGCGGTTTCCGAACAGTGCAGAGATAATCTCACAATGA
- a CDS encoding DJ-1/PfpI family protein, whose protein sequence is MKKILLLVIVILLSGQGMASETISDPAIQALVVIPSAGFDEESFQTVVRELTLYDIAWTLAAPDPVSQLISDTEVQSLDSISDMITNETAIIVIGGSDMSSLFSSEPLNRILEKGSQAGSICAGIGNGTLALANAGILNGVKVSAPDENSRVFLEQSGAIPDQAEGVITDTIITAQGPASAQTWTDIIVREIIAREITNNLGVLYLGDQENGKSVYVIPERLRSAVVSGIREGQVSDTWAGESFGIPALNTSVQVPVRGDWILTISPENNVCLLYEQFTGATIPYGSVVYIDPSLLGAKRDFSTNKVPIEGMIQDITFKDVYQNSNEYNESNRTLRNWTIEVNNTNSSVKKSVALLFDDIRIAEITWEDLTLRTCIEGNGVGSGILDILKTQGDGDSSIAYDEEKIEGSGCYEVVISVDAPKGITAYLTLFGKEGDILREKEIVIP, encoded by the coding sequence ATGAAAAAGATACTGCTACTCGTAATTGTCATTCTGTTATCCGGCCAGGGAATGGCATCAGAAACCATATCTGACCCGGCAATACAGGCTCTTGTAGTCATTCCGTCTGCGGGTTTTGACGAAGAGTCATTTCAGACGGTGGTTCGTGAACTCACATTATATGATATCGCCTGGACTCTTGCAGCCCCTGATCCTGTCAGTCAATTGATATCTGATACAGAAGTACAGTCACTTGACAGCATTTCTGACATGATAACCAATGAGACAGCAATCATTGTCATCGGGGGCAGTGATATGAGTTCTCTTTTCAGCTCTGAACCGCTCAACCGGATATTAGAAAAGGGTTCCCAGGCAGGATCGATCTGTGCCGGGATCGGGAACGGGACTCTGGCTCTGGCGAATGCAGGGATCCTGAACGGGGTAAAGGTATCGGCTCCTGATGAGAATAGCCGTGTATTTCTGGAACAATCAGGTGCTATCCCGGATCAGGCAGAAGGAGTGATTACCGATACCATCATCACGGCACAGGGACCTGCATCAGCACAAACCTGGACAGATATTATTGTCAGGGAGATCATCGCCCGTGAAATCACAAATAATCTCGGGGTTTTATATCTTGGAGACCAGGAGAATGGAAAATCAGTGTATGTCATTCCTGAGCGTCTCCGATCAGCGGTCGTGTCAGGGATCAGGGAGGGTCAGGTCAGTGATACGTGGGCAGGTGAGTCATTTGGCATCCCGGCCCTGAATACATCAGTTCAGGTTCCGGTACGGGGGGACTGGATACTTACCATCTCACCGGAGAATAATGTATGCCTGCTCTATGAACAGTTTACCGGGGCAACCATTCCGTATGGGTCGGTTGTTTATATCGATCCCTCCCTGCTTGGGGCAAAAAGAGACTTTTCAACAAACAAAGTTCCAATTGAGGGGATGATCCAGGATATCACCTTCAAAGATGTATACCAGAATTCGAATGAGTATAATGAGTCTAACAGGACTCTTAGGAACTGGACGATTGAAGTGAATAACACGAACAGCAGTGTGAAAAAGTCAGTTGCCCTCCTCTTTGATGACATCAGAATTGCAGAGATCACCTGGGAAGATCTTACCCTTCGAACCTGTATTGAGGGGAACGGCGTAGGAAGCGGGATTCTGGATATCCTCAAAACACAGGGTGACGGTGATTCAAGTATAGCCTACGATGAGGAGAAGATTGAAGGGTCGGGCTGTTATGAAGTGGTTATTAGTGTGGATGCCCCAAAAGGGATCACGGCATATCTTACCCTCTTTGGTAAGGAGGGGGATATACTGAGAGAGAAAGAGATCGTTATTCCCTGA
- a CDS encoding clostripain-related cysteine peptidase, producing MVGFPVVSDIEEPSYEYHGTLLAFYLVGNDIESQNRLGDYGFITQNLLDMREGYGSGNPNLTVIIAYGGADKEGWRGMRVYSLADATSDFQDNGRYDSWDTYTRSYPDYNMGTKESFQEFLSLLEPWRNAERTYLIMSGHGAAYKGAFPDENYDTGNIPLPDLKDALARSGIHFDLIGLDTCLMGTIEVADALSGTTRYLLASEETEPSRGWNYSMIAHELVNNPSIDPKELGIHIIDGYIRYQVPNSPATLSLIDIDAIPAVISSLDDFSRSLQTVYKDPEGKRIIEEILTNSGEFGLQMYMSLKTDERIFISYTLDIISFAKNIGNALPAMHPASDSLIQSVSDAVLYHTEQKRPYAHGLSIFSPVHKEIILEHIFEYSPVIAISEEWYSFLIQFFRSVLSDKERPVLTNSENGILVRDDGYATVQIEFVRHNADGDVLLGAEPAYAYPSGEYVLPEWDGRAFHLKDPKTGKIQIMPVFFQRRVDNQTEEYYAFSRISKEDDPDESWICIDIYFESTTGRTTMFFLYLGPDEENILKVARSGRLNSISDMAGIGLIPYAVVQSKNGERTWKPVASHPFELNEDVVTSYEAVACGSYDYFLVATDMHGNRAEGQRKRLDLPC from the coding sequence ATGGTTGGATTCCCGGTGGTATCTGATATTGAGGAACCCTCATATGAGTATCATGGAACACTTCTTGCCTTTTATCTGGTCGGAAATGATATTGAGTCTCAAAATCGTCTTGGAGATTATGGGTTTATCACCCAGAACCTTCTTGATATGCGGGAGGGGTATGGTTCAGGAAACCCAAATCTCACCGTCATCATCGCATATGGCGGAGCTGATAAGGAGGGATGGCGTGGTATGCGGGTATATTCTCTTGCCGATGCAACGTCTGATTTTCAGGATAATGGCCGGTATGACTCCTGGGATACGTATACCCGTTCATATCCTGATTACAATATGGGCACAAAGGAATCATTTCAGGAGTTTTTATCCCTCCTTGAGCCGTGGAGAAATGCCGAACGAACATACCTGATCATGAGCGGTCATGGAGCGGCATACAAGGGAGCATTTCCTGATGAAAATTATGATACCGGGAATATCCCGCTTCCTGATCTGAAAGACGCTCTTGCCAGATCCGGAATCCATTTTGATCTGATCGGTCTTGATACCTGCCTGATGGGGACCATAGAGGTTGCAGATGCGTTGTCAGGCACGACCCGGTATCTCCTCGCATCTGAAGAGACGGAGCCCTCACGTGGATGGAATTACTCTATGATTGCCCATGAGCTGGTGAACAATCCATCAATTGATCCAAAAGAACTTGGTATCCATATCATTGATGGTTATATCAGATACCAGGTACCAAACAGCCCTGCAACGCTCTCCTTGATTGATATAGATGCCATTCCAGCGGTTATCAGTTCACTGGATGATTTCTCCCGTTCATTACAAACGGTATACAAAGATCCTGAAGGAAAGCGGATCATCGAAGAGATCCTTACCAATTCCGGGGAATTTGGACTTCAGATGTATATGAGCCTGAAGACAGATGAGCGGATCTTCATATCATATACGCTGGATATCATCTCATTTGCCAAAAATATCGGGAATGCACTCCCTGCCATGCATCCTGCTTCAGATTCGCTTATCCAGTCAGTATCCGATGCAGTTCTCTATCACACCGAGCAGAAACGACCGTATGCACATGGTCTCTCAATCTTCTCACCGGTTCACAAGGAAATAATCCTTGAACATATCTTTGAATACTCACCGGTCATAGCGATATCCGAAGAATGGTACTCATTCCTGATACAGTTCTTCAGATCTGTCCTCTCTGACAAAGAACGGCCGGTATTGACCAATTCAGAAAATGGGATTCTGGTCAGGGATGATGGATATGCCACCGTCCAGATAGAATTTGTCCGTCATAATGCTGATGGTGATGTCCTTCTTGGTGCAGAACCGGCATACGCTTATCCATCCGGTGAGTATGTTCTCCCTGAGTGGGACGGGAGGGCATTTCATCTGAAGGATCCAAAGACCGGGAAGATTCAGATTATGCCGGTTTTCTTCCAGCGAAGAGTTGATAATCAGACTGAGGAGTATTATGCATTTTCCCGGATCTCAAAAGAGGATGATCCTGATGAGTCATGGATCTGTATAGACATCTACTTCGAGAGTACCACTGGTCGGACAACCATGTTCTTTCTATATCTTGGACCTGATGAGGAAAATATCCTGAAAGTCGCCCGTTCAGGCAGGCTGAATTCCATATCTGATATGGCAGGTATTGGTCTCATCCCATATGCAGTGGTTCAGTCTAAAAACGGAGAAAGAACCTGGAAGCCGGTAGCCTCCCATCCGTTTGAACTCAATGAGGACGTCGTCACCAGTTATGAGGCTGTGGCCTGCGGTTCGTACGATTATTTCCTGGTTGCAACAGATATGCACGGTAACCGTGCGGAGGGACAGAGAAAGAGATTGGATCTGCCCTGCTGA
- a CDS encoding tetratricopeptide repeat protein yields the protein MPGLHTLLMRAIMLVWCGLLLVIIPSALCDNSSPPESIDKGLFTGVLNTLTTGYSRSDGTADDLLAEGERFLLNGSFSEATRAFDQVLQADPDSSPGWLGLARAQSGAGEQEQALISLEEFLFRHPDEWQGYLLQGTIQTSLQKYPDAVASYEKALELNTTDALAWAGYGAALYGTGSYEDARDACQQSLSLRPDLPSAHYWEGKSLFMLGDETGALSSLNHTVSIDPGFIEAYLVISDLYERSGKGDDALVVITTGLIANPSSFLLWKEKGRLLEDLNRRTEAHHAYEQALSLNPNDSEIRQRLTNISDGSEL from the coding sequence ATGCCTGGATTACATACTCTGCTGATGAGAGCAATAATGCTTGTTTGGTGCGGGCTTCTCCTGGTGATTATTCCCTCTGCCCTTTGCGATAACTCGTCACCACCGGAGAGCATAGACAAGGGTCTTTTTACCGGAGTTCTCAATACCCTGACTACAGGGTACTCCAGAAGTGATGGAACGGCAGATGACCTTCTTGCCGAAGGGGAACGTTTCCTTTTAAATGGATCATTTTCCGAGGCCACCAGAGCATTTGATCAGGTTCTCCAGGCCGATCCGGATTCATCTCCCGGCTGGCTGGGTCTTGCCCGTGCACAATCAGGTGCAGGAGAACAAGAGCAGGCCCTCATATCTTTAGAAGAGTTCCTGTTTCGCCATCCGGATGAATGGCAGGGGTATCTTCTGCAGGGAACAATCCAGACATCCCTTCAAAAATATCCGGATGCGGTTGCCAGTTATGAGAAGGCACTCGAGCTGAATACTACCGATGCTCTTGCCTGGGCCGGATATGGAGCAGCACTCTATGGGACAGGTTCGTATGAGGATGCCCGTGATGCCTGTCAGCAGAGTCTTTCATTACGTCCTGATTTACCGTCGGCTCATTACTGGGAGGGAAAAAGCCTGTTCATGCTTGGCGATGAAACCGGGGCCTTATCCAGTCTGAATCATACGGTATCCATTGACCCGGGGTTTATCGAGGCGTATCTCGTAATATCTGATCTGTATGAAAGATCAGGAAAAGGGGATGACGCACTTGTGGTGATTACAACGGGCCTGATTGCAAATCCCTCTTCATTCCTGCTCTGGAAGGAGAAGGGACGACTCCTGGAAGATTTGAACCGGAGAACTGAAGCACATCATGCATATGAGCAGGCACTCAGTCTGAATCCAAATGATTCTGAAATCCGGCAGCGTCTGACCAATATCTCTGATGGATCTGAATTATGA
- a CDS encoding tetratricopeptide repeat protein, which translates to MGSLSHVYSITITLLVLVMMSGICTAEEVSYLTYNDTTAGFSFAYPEGASLVYAADADTRELAVQTPNNVTMITIVVRTTDQQLEDLTSDLVSSVSLLPEGTVVSSGAGVLGDNDAFFLDYQWVRNDTPVRTYTITTVKDGRSFSVNYDNRADQFEAEKILIDPMIESFRFIERDTEEKYYPGYSYYPGMVYDVFGMPMNDESEYAWYPYSYGWDGSTGYQLPYENADQFPQYTGYNPYSSYPQYQQYPQPTPMPTQGMMPGYTMAPTMMPTVQPYQTPITVPVSSGGDINQLINDGLDYLTKKQYKQAEQNFKTALQLDPSDFVALYGYAKVLFYGYDGREEEALEQVKYAVSSATGSANNSQLAILYTLKAQIEEYLKRYSDALQSIDFVIAHDDPQYLAGDYYLKAKLLYDSGAPIQDAIAAAQKAVDLAPDNGDYISFLSKLKESSGQSSSGSVYPEVSPVPTCTQE; encoded by the coding sequence ATGGGATCTCTTTCTCATGTCTATTCGATCACCATCACTCTGCTTGTGCTAGTGATGATGTCTGGTATCTGTACCGCCGAAGAGGTCTCGTATCTCACCTATAACGATACAACCGCCGGGTTTTCCTTTGCCTATCCGGAGGGTGCCTCCCTGGTGTATGCTGCAGATGCAGATACGAGGGAATTAGCGGTTCAGACTCCGAATAATGTCACGATGATTACCATCGTGGTAAGAACAACTGACCAGCAGCTGGAAGACCTGACGTCTGACCTGGTTTCTTCAGTCTCTCTCCTCCCTGAAGGAACGGTGGTATCAAGCGGGGCAGGGGTCCTTGGAGATAATGATGCCTTCTTCCTTGATTACCAGTGGGTCAGGAATGATACCCCGGTCAGAACATACACGATTACAACCGTAAAAGACGGCAGATCATTCTCCGTGAACTATGATAACCGCGCAGATCAGTTTGAAGCGGAAAAAATCCTGATTGATCCAATGATTGAGTCTTTCCGGTTCATTGAGCGTGATACTGAAGAAAAATACTACCCCGGATACTCCTATTACCCGGGTATGGTGTATGACGTCTTTGGCATGCCAATGAATGATGAGAGTGAGTATGCCTGGTATCCCTACTCGTATGGCTGGGACGGGTCAACTGGATATCAGCTTCCGTATGAGAACGCCGATCAGTTCCCACAATATACCGGATATAATCCCTATTCCTCCTACCCTCAGTACCAGCAGTATCCCCAGCCAACACCGATGCCGACTCAGGGAATGATGCCCGGCTATACCATGGCACCGACAATGATGCCAACAGTTCAGCCATACCAGACGCCGATAACAGTCCCGGTAAGTTCAGGGGGAGATATAAATCAATTGATTAATGACGGACTCGACTATCTGACAAAAAAGCAGTATAAGCAGGCTGAACAGAATTTCAAGACCGCACTGCAATTAGATCCTTCAGATTTTGTTGCGCTGTATGGCTATGCTAAGGTTCTCTTTTACGGGTATGATGGTCGTGAAGAAGAGGCCCTGGAACAGGTAAAATACGCGGTATCATCAGCAACAGGTTCTGCCAATAATTCTCAGTTGGCAATACTTTACACATTAAAGGCACAGATAGAGGAGTATCTGAAGAGATATTCCGATGCTCTACAATCCATTGACTTCGTCATTGCTCATGATGATCCGCAGTACCTGGCCGGTGATTATTATCTCAAGGCTAAACTACTCTATGATAGCGGGGCCCCTATTCAGGATGCAATTGCAGCAGCACAAAAAGCCGTGGACCTGGCACCCGATAACGGGGATTATATCTCCTTCCTGTCAAAACTGAAAGAGTCATCAGGACAGAGCAGCAGTGGCTCGGTATATCCGGAGGTCTCTCCTGTTCCGACATGTACCCAGGAATAA
- a CDS encoding exonuclease SbcCD subunit D C-terminal domain-containing protein → MKILHTSDWHLGNQICGRKRYDEHEQFLSWLLSLINREGVDILIVAGDIFDTTTPPNRSLEQYYQFLARAAGSSCRQIIITAGNHDSPSLIAAPRELCKYLNITVVGQVPDDPEELITILKDQDGRPELIICPVPYLRDRDVRTMQAGESAGEKAANLIEGIKARYHAIGSCAEKMREEMGDFIPIIATGHLFAAGGITREDDGCRDLYLGTLASVGADAFPSCIDYLALGHLHLPQRVCGNDRMRYSGAPLPMGFGEAGQTKSVLMLDVQDSRNMSVKEIPVPVFQQLRRISGAFEEVLKELGRLKMEYSPALVEVILEDPRIIPDASERIRTTIQGSPVEVLKVKAQRISAQAMQPERAEESLAGLSPEEVFHRRLDAAEIPKEERQELLESFHEIYSELLEEDTNSE, encoded by the coding sequence ATGAAGATCCTCCATACCTCGGACTGGCACCTCGGGAACCAGATCTGCGGGCGTAAACGATACGATGAACACGAACAATTCCTCTCATGGCTCTTATCCCTCATTAACCGGGAAGGGGTTGATATCCTCATCGTTGCAGGAGATATATTTGATACAACCACCCCGCCGAACCGTTCCCTGGAGCAATATTACCAGTTCCTTGCAAGAGCTGCCGGATCCTCCTGCAGGCAGATCATCATTACCGCCGGAAACCATGACTCCCCCTCCCTTATTGCAGCACCACGGGAGCTCTGCAAATACCTGAATATCACCGTCGTCGGTCAGGTGCCGGATGATCCTGAGGAACTTATCACCATATTGAAAGACCAGGACGGGAGACCCGAACTTATCATCTGTCCGGTCCCGTACCTCCGTGACCGGGATGTCAGAACCATGCAGGCAGGGGAGAGTGCCGGAGAGAAGGCGGCAAACCTTATTGAAGGGATAAAAGCCCGATATCATGCAATTGGTTCCTGTGCAGAAAAGATGCGGGAGGAGATGGGAGATTTCATCCCGATTATTGCAACCGGACATCTGTTTGCTGCAGGAGGCATAACCAGGGAAGATGACGGCTGTCGTGACCTGTACCTGGGAACACTCGCCAGTGTCGGGGCTGATGCGTTTCCTTCCTGCATCGATTACCTGGCGCTCGGTCACCTGCACCTTCCCCAGAGAGTATGTGGGAATGACCGGATGCGATACAGTGGTGCACCCCTGCCTATGGGATTTGGAGAGGCCGGGCAGACGAAATCGGTCCTCATGCTTGATGTGCAGGATTCACGCAATATGTCGGTGAAAGAGATCCCGGTCCCGGTATTTCAACAATTACGCAGAATATCAGGAGCGTTTGAAGAGGTATTAAAGGAACTTGGCAGATTGAAGATGGAGTACTCTCCTGCCCTGGTTGAGGTAATTCTTGAAGATCCCCGTATCATTCCAGACGCGTCGGAGAGGATCCGAACCACTATTCAGGGATCACCTGTTGAGGTCCTGAAAGTGAAAGCTCAGCGGATATCTGCACAGGCAATGCAACCTGAACGTGCTGAAGAGTCCCTGGCCGGGCTTTCTCCTGAAGAGGTATTTCACAGACGGCTTGATGCTGCAGAAATCCCGAAGGAAGAACGTCAGGAACTTCTTGAATCATTCCATGAAATCTACTCAGAACTGCTGGAAGAGGACACCAATTCGGAGTGA